The Heyndrickxia acidicola sequence TTTTTCCGCAGGTCTTTGTCATAATGAAATCCTGCCTGCCGATACAGTTGGTTCACACTCACATATAAGTATTGATCAGGGCAATTGAAAAAGTATCGGGCCATAATATTCTCGGATCATGGGCAAGGGTTTCTATTGTGCCTTCAGGCAATATCCTTCGTATACTGTTGCTTTCATAATCTCCGGCATAGACGGCTCCTTTTGCATCGGTCATTAATCCATCTGATGCCCCTTTTTCTCCCCAATACTCCACCTTATAAAGCAATTCCATATCTGTGATTGTCTCGTCTCTTAAGGACTCTGTTGAAATAGAAAACAGATGGCGGCTGGATTGCGGACAATAAAACAATGTTTTTACGTCTGGAGAAGTCGCTATTCCATCAGAAGCAAATCTTTCAGGAGAAGTGGACCATCCTTGTTTCGATTCACCAAGATTTCCCCTTCTATTTTCGGTAAAAAATAGGGATCAGTAGAAGTGGAAATGTATCTGAATGATGTGCGATTTGATTTCCGAGTCGGAAAATTGGGTTTTGCGTATATAACGGATTCTTCTTCCAAAGGACCGGGAGCTATTATTGTCTTAGATTTAGATACTGGACACGCAATGAGACGGTTAAATGGAGCAGCTGTAGGAAGAACCACATCTTCTTCAAAAGTATAAACTTTTTTTATTGTATTCGTTCTTAAATCAACAGCAATTAATTTTTCATAGATTTATGAATTGGATGCCTTAGAATAAAAGAACTGTCCTTTTTTCAAAACAGCAGTAGTATTTTTATAATATATAAGAAAAAGCGTACTTTTTAGCAAAAAGCCAATCGGTACACTTTTATGTGCAGTACTTTTCTTTTCTAAGTTGGTTATCCATAAGCATGGAACACCCTAGTTCTGGATAAAAAATACTAATCCTGCAATCCCTTTCCATCGAGAATATGCTGCATATATTTTTCAACCCTTGAAACTCTGGTTTTGGATTGTTTTGGTTGAGAAAAATAAAGAAGGTATGCCCGTTGCCGTCCCGGTGTCAATGCATCAAAAGCATTTTTCAAGGCAGGAAATTCATCAAGTTTCACTTGAAACTCATCAGGAATGCTGTATTCTGTATTTTTTTTAAACTTCACTTCCAAACCGGCTTTTTCAACTTCAATCGCTTCATATATGTAAGCTTTCAGTATGGATTCCATTTCACTTATTTCTTGAACATTGGTAAACCGAATCTGGCGCGCTGCCTGTACATTTTCCGTTTGTTGAATTAGAATTCCCTGAGGATCTTTAAGCAATGCTCCCTTGTGAAACAGAAGCGCACAATATTCTTTAAATCCATGGATTAACACGATGTTTTTATTTTCAAACGTGTAACAAGGATGCATCCACTTAAATTCTTCTGTCAGCTCACAGTCAAGAACAATACTTCTCAACGTCTCATACTCTTCCTTCCACTTTTTAGCCTTACTTAAAAATTCATCAACCTTAGGATTCGTTTTACTCCTTGTCATTAAAGACCACCACTCTTTTTCAATTAATGTCTATTGATTGAAGCTATCATAAGTATTATTTCCAGTGTTTACCTTCTGTATTTTGTTTTATGAACGTATTTATCTCCTTCGCTGTATCCTTATAAATATCGTTCTTTTTTAAAATAACAGAAGCTTATCTTCATGCCAAATAAAATGGGACAAAAAAATCAGCTCTTTTGCCTAATGAACATCAGCTTAACCATATTCCCTTTTCATCATTTCCGCTATTGTTTCTGTCAGCTGCTTTTTTAGCTTACCATGTTTGCCTTCGTTATATTGAAGTTCTGCCCAATTCCATAAATCACCATATTGCCAAACGGGATAGGGTTTCTTATCTTCCGGTTCCCACTCATAACGAGGAAAAATATGGGCGTGCAAAAATGCATCCGAATTACCATAAATGGAATAGTTAATGCGTCTGGGATTACATACAGATTGAATGGCATCCCCTATTAAACTCATATCAACTAAATATTCACTGCGTTGCTTAATTGTAAGTTCATTAAGTGTACTAACTTTTGGGTATGCCAGTAAGACACAATATCCAGGCAAAAATTGTGTGTCCCCTATCACGGCATAACCACTTTTCATTTTTGCCATAACCATAGGGTTTTCTCCGCGCTCGATAGCACCAAAACGGTCTTTTTTCCACTCTTCACTCATATTCCCACTCCTATATTTTAAATAGCAAAGGATCATGATATATTCTATAAAACCCTAAAGTATACCTCTTTATTGCCCTCTAGCGTAAGAAAAGGATGACTAAATAAAAAAGGAACCGCTCAAATACTAGGATATATTGTGTATTTTTTATAAATAATAAGATTGTCAAAACATGAAACGAGGAGGCCTTGTATGCAAAAGGATCAACATGCGAGAAGCAACTTGGGTTCGGGGTCAATTGTAAAGGGAACGGATGCGCAAAAAGTAAAACAAGATATTCAAAAAGATGTCAGCCAAGGGCAAGGTTCAATGACTTCCCGTGAGGCGGGAGCGATGCGCGATTAAAGAACCACTATTAAGTGGTTTTTTATTTTTCAGCCTCATGTTTAACATTAGCACCTCTGCATTTGTTAGCTATTAAACCTGCCAATAAAAAACAGATGTAATAATTTTATTACATCTAAAAAACTACATAATAATATGACTGAAAGAAGTATAAAAATTAAAGAAAATTTTTCAACTCATCTATGTTGCTCTGTTCTGCTTTTAGCAGTTGATCTGCTAAGTTAAGAATTTCTTTATCTGCTCCATTGTACTCTTTTATTTTCTTCGTAATATCAATAACACCCATTGTCGAACCTCTTATCATTAATTCTGATATTCGGGATGGTGATTTGTCAGTAAGCGTGTTTATATTTATCGTTATATAAGAAAAAATTTTTGTAAATGGACTTGTTTCTTTCGCTTCTTTGCCTTTTTCGCCAAGTCTCTTTTCACATTCATCATATATTTTTTTATATTCTTCATTTTGTGACTGTAATACTTTTTTTAAATGATCTTCCTCTACTATGCCAAATAGTTGTTCAATAGCAATTAAACCCATTTGTGCATTTTGGTGTATGTAATGTAACAGTTTGATGTTACTTTTCACAAATACCACCTCCAATCGGTAGTGTTTGTAATTCCTAACTTATTTAAACATGTATCCCGATATCATTAAAGTATACCTATTATAAACAGGGGGCTAAGTCTCTTTTATTTTTGATTTTTCATTTTGCTCTTGATTACATTTAAAAACCCATTTACTTTTAAGGAGTCCGAGAACATTTCAAAAATAAAATGAAATTTTTGTGCATATTGTAAAATTACACATGATTTTTAACAGAGCCCTTTTTAAAAAATGACTCCTGCTTGCAATATACAATTTGAGTATGGAGTTGCCTCGCCTGTACGGATAAAAGCTTTCACCTTGCTTGTCATTTGTTTAAATGCTTCATGCGGAATATATTCTATGAGATTAGGAAACTCTTTTTC is a genomic window containing:
- a CDS encoding YdeI/OmpD-associated family protein yields the protein MTRSKTNPKVDEFLSKAKKWKEEYETLRSIVLDCELTEEFKWMHPCYTFENKNIVLIHGFKEYCALLFHKGALLKDPQGILIQQTENVQAARQIRFTNVQEISEMESILKAYIYEAIEVEKAGLEVKFKKNTEYSIPDEFQVKLDEFPALKNAFDALTPGRQRAYLLYFSQPKQSKTRVSRVEKYMQHILDGKGLQD
- a CDS encoding HIT family protein gives rise to the protein MSEEWKKDRFGAIERGENPMVMAKMKSGYAVIGDTQFLPGYCVLLAYPKVSTLNELTIKQRSEYLVDMSLIGDAIQSVCNPRRINYSIYGNSDAFLHAHIFPRYEWEPEDKKPYPVWQYGDLWNWAELQYNEGKHGKLKKQLTETIAEMMKREYG